CGATGTCTTTATACTCTTTTTTATTTATAAGAAAATGCTGCAAGAAGGTTATCAATGTCAGTTAAAGTACAAAAGTTTTATCCATTTAGTAGTAAGAAGATGGTGTTACATGCATCAAAAACTTCAGAATATTATTGTGATAATCTCATTTTGTAATTATAACCAACtcattaatatataatttaaaataagcAAAGAATATTTTGGAGTTTAACTAGCCTGATCGGCATGTTTCGATACTAAAACTGTAAAAGTAGCCCATTTTAAACAACCACCCAAGCAGACCATCTTGCTACCTATAGTACTAGTGTTAAAAACTAATGGCATAGTATCAAACAAACAGATGAAAGTTGTGTACGTTTAGCAAGTGCATAAACAACTGCACACCAATTCTTCAAATAATGTCACAAGTCGCGTAACTACAGCGTTTTTTCCATACCACGCTATTTTATTTCCTTGTTCCAGGTTACAATCATAAAAAGCTAAACTTCATGAACATTATCCATTAACACATAATAGCTAAACGGGTAGGCCCGGGTTTGAACATGGGCTCGGGTTTGAACACCAAGTTATCATTATATGGTATTGTTTCTTAATCAAGCAAGAAATTAATTATAGGCCTAAATTGGTAGGTCTAATATCAACCTATTAATTGGGTTAATTCACATGGCAAAATTATTGTATACATGCAAAACAATAACAACACTACCCAATCCCGCCGAAATTATCGTATACATGAGTAGTGAAAATCATCTATGCCATGTGTTAAACAAAAATCGATTAGGTTGATACATTTCGATCATTCTCGGTTCATCTCCTTATTACAACACTTACGATTCGGCACAACATTAAGTTGCCAAATTGTAAATCTAAAATCAACAGCAATTTCATGTTATAATTGCAAAGGCAAAATCAAAtaagaacatatatatatatatatatatatatatatatatatatatatatatatgtacaaaatcAAATAAGAACATATACTGTGCTTCAGCAATTACATCCAATAAAAAGTCAACTGTTAGATTTGAAGTAAATTGCAATAACGAATTTAAGGTAATTGAGATTCGTATGTGAAAGACTAAAGGAAGGATGAAGTTACCGGCAAAAAGAATGGAAGGCGAATTGGGGATTCAAGAATTAACGGCGATTGAGTGAGGAATTTGAACTGTTGTTTTGTTTGGATTGGATATCATTTAAGGGTTTGATTCTTGTTTCCCACAAaccttttatattatatttaagggTTTAGTTTATACTTTTCTTTCTAATTTCTAATGTAACCAATTAAATTAATTTATTTGTAGTGAAAATAATGTTGACTTTTTTTTTCAGCAAGTTTGTGAAAATGATATTGACTTTTTTCAGAGCACAACAAATGAACTTGATATATAAACTTTTAAGTATACGTTTTTCTAATGTTAGGGCAAAGAATCAAATTGATGCATAATGGTGCATTAAGGTAGTTAAATGAAGTTATTTTCAGACAATATTTGACTTCAATGTACAAATAATTTAAGAATTTTCAAATTTTTATATACAACTTTAAAATTGTCATTAGTGAGAATGTGAAATATTTCTATTTTACTGGAGGAAAAACTGTCTAATTCGGTTGAAAACTAAAGGGTACAATACTTTGTTTTGACGGGAAAATCTGTTGACGAAAAGTAGCACCGTTTAGCAGTAAAATTCGTTTAGACGCAGTAAAATTCGTTTAGACGCAGCTTTTCATTGAACGTGAATAGTAATATAGTGTTTGGATCGGGGCGTTGCCCTGTCTAACCGCTCACCCCCGCAAAGGGGCGCTGCCCCATTGACCCTCACAAAAGGGGCGCCGCCCCTTGACTCTTTGCAATTTCCGCGATAGTAGCAGGTTAATTCTTACGAGCGTGTATTCCGCACTCTACTAACCCGGAGTGGTGGTGGTGCCAACTCGTAGTATTGCGGACACTTAATAGAGTGTCTGAATACTCTGTAACTTTGAATCACGATTGTTTAAATTCACGTGCAATAACAACAACTTTATATCAAAACTTTAGTAGTGAACTCCCATTTCATTCAATAGATGCACACATACATTTATTTATATCAAACCCTCTCCTGAACtagacaaaaataaaataaaattcttAACATAATTCACACATTGGTCACCAAATGAAAAAATTTACAAACCAAAATACTGATGCTATCATGGTTGAAATCATGATTGATTTAGTGCTAGCTTTGTTAGGCAATTGAGGGTAGTTTTCAGGAGGAGGAAGCATGCATTCTTCGCCGTTAAAGTAGACTTTTCGAGGAAAAGCCCATCCCTGTTTGAACGTAAACGTGTTTTGATCCTTCTGCATAAGCACTTCGGATTGCACGTTTCCAAACGGTCCAGCTTCCATTAACAAATCATTATAGAACTTCATTCCATAAAACATCCCAGTATCATCTGCACCACACGAAAAAAAGTTCAAAGCTTATGAAAAAGTCTAGTTAGTATTAGACATTGCAATTTTCTAACCCATTGTGTGATGAATTGGTCGATTTGGTGGCGTGTTATTCCAAACGGGTCAAATGGTAAAATTTAACTAAAAGAAAATAAAGAGTAGCGTCAAAACTCTTTTTTATATCCAAATCATAGGAAGGGTTGAATCACTGTTGTAAAAATCGGCCGAGTCGGCCGACGCATCAGTTTGGGGACTGGCCTGTCCTTAATCAACCAAAACGCTTTAAACGTCGGTCAACGCTAAAAAGTCGGGTCAAAGTCGGGCTGAGTCGTCCTAGTCGGGTCTGAGCCGATCAAAGTCAAAGTTAAGTAGAAAAAAATATATTTTctaaaataagatttttttatattttctaaaataagatttttttttccaATCTTTGTTTGAAATATATATGACTTATGTTTtgatatatttatacttatatatgcGCAAATATATATgtctaatttatttattaataaaagtcaacattagtcaacgccCGAATCGTTCCAGACTCGACCAACTCTGCTTATTATTGTAAGCAGAGTTGGTCAACCAACCCAAGCCAACCGAGCTACTAACCCAAGCCAACAGAGCCTGTATGCGTGTGTTTCAAGTCAGGCCCTTTTCAACCCATTTCAACTGAAACACACGAACCACATCCTTTATTTTTAAAGAATTTGTTATTAAGCTAAACACGAAAACCTTGGACTTGGAGATGATAATTTTTGACTCACTTATGGATTGATAAGGAACTAGAGGCTTGTAATCGAAGCTAAAAACTTGTGTAACATTGTTGAGATTCGGATGTTGTGCGACAAGTGTCCATTGCGTATAATTGAGTCTGTAATTAAAGTTAGTAACAGCCATCTTTACGCGCCAATAATCTTTATAATTCTGCTTTACGTGCCAGTGCACTCGAATTGGGCACATATGATGAGTACATTGTAACAGTGGTTCATTATCTTTTCGTGGAGTGTTTATTCCACGTGTGCTCAGTTTTTTTGAATCAGCCCTGCATTTGAACCCATAATTTACGGACTGTAGCGAATCATTAcgattaaaaattttatatataaaaaaactttTTAGTGAAAATAATCACAAACTCTTACTTGACACATTTGTCTTTGTTGTGGCAACCGCAAGAACACGATGGGCAAGGAGTTATTGTTTGATTGTAAAATGACGAAAAGGATACACAACAGCTAGGATGTTTAGATACCAAAAACTGCGAGTATGTGCAAGTTATATTCCATGTCACTGCATCACAAAATTAACCACCTCAGGCCTACTGAATTAGGGTGCATTTGATAAAAACATAATGATCAAGGgttgaaccattcaattaagaggcaaacaacttatttaaaaaaaaaaaagtgatcGAAAAAAGTTGAGGTCCCATTCAGTCTACATATCTATCTCAGACTAGTTGAGGTGGCAATGTTGACCCACATACTTAGGTTAATTCAAGTCATGTTATGTTTTATTAGGGCCAAATTAAAGTGTTCAGTTAAAAGAGCATGGAACAAATGAATATGTTTAGTTGCCAAGAGTCATTATTGCACACATCCTCTTAAATTGTTCATACAAAGATTAGATTGTTACAaataatagtatttttttttttttgtaattatcaGTAGTGCATTTTTAAAGGCAAACACACACACTCATTTTGGTTTACGATTGGACTCGAACTCTTAACTTCCAAATTAATGAGACTCCTTGATGCTGTTGGCCAAGAAGCCCTTTGGTAAGTAGTgcattatttagttttaataagtttttagGAATGGACAAAAAGTGTTTTAAGGATTAAACACACTTTATTTGGCCCATTTTCCCGGTAATAAACTTCATACATTTAaaccgacccattttgacctattaACGAACTCGCGTTATATAGGTAATTTTGTATACTTTCTAAGAGATGGTTAGAAATTTACTTAAAGCTTGAGTTTTTCGTCTACGATCAGGAGTGAGATATACGGTACTTGGCACAATCTTGGCTGGCCCACAAGTGTAGCCCGGGCCCGGAGCAAGCAAAGTAAAATTCTTCGGTAGTTTTACAGTTTTATTTGTAGTCCCAGAAAGTCCTACACTCACTTGAAAAGCTGAAACAGCAGACGAGGGGTCTTGGCCCCACGAAGAGACGATACCGCCTTTACAGCAATTAGCGATCTGTTGGTTATAAGGGACTCCGGGAAGCAAATCAACAACGACAGGGTTCCGCTTACAACAATGTGGAGCATTTCCTCCTTTAAACTTGGAACAATCTCCTTGTTCTGTAGTTTGGGCCCCCACCATTGACCAAATCACTTCTTTTTTAGCCCAGTTCCATCCTAGGGTCCATCCGGGATTCATGATCTGTCTGTACATTTGGAAATTGTTCATCGTAACCAACGCCTGCAAGATATAAAATTTGGTATAATGCTGATTACAGGCGTATTATCTTGTCTGATCAATCATAAATGGGTTGATATTGTAAGTTATATCTGCAACTAgttattaaaaatatgatttttctaACAACAGCCCTTAGGTATGTCGTTAAAATGCATTAATGTGTTGTACAAAGTATTTGATGTTTGTGTTTTTGCACCTTAACGACAGAAGGGTTGTCGTTAGAAAAATCCTTAAAAATATAATCTAAAATGTAACGGGTCAAATTAATGGATCGACCATGTTGAAAGTTGCCCGAAATGTATTTTTAATACACAAAACCTCCTAAATCATTATACCCAAAAAGTAACAGTAATGCTGTTATTTTCTTATACTTGACACGCTAATTATTCATTAACAATTTATCAATTTGGAACAAAAAATGTTTCGGGTCCACTCAACCAGGTCAGCCCGACATGCACCAAAAAACAGGTTACCGAATCCAGCTGACCTGGACATTTAGCGAAGATGCAAAATAGGTACAAATCAGCTTACCACATAACCATCTGCGGTCCAAGAGATGACATCCCATTTGATCGTTATATTCCCAAATGGATCGAGCGGATCAAATGCAACTGAAATAACGACAAGAAGTTATAAATCTAAACTGTATTCAGCTACTACTATACTATTGCatcatctatatttatatttattaattattaatttaccaTACATGATCTCTGGAAAAACACAAAAAGAAGACAAGCCCATAAGCTGTAATTCAACTTCATTTCAAACGATCAAAAGTTTGAAAGTAGCAACCAAAGAAATTTGCAGGTGCATTAAAAAAGGGGGAAAAAGGTGCATAATATGAATGCATGAAGATGGCTTACCTAATGGTGGTTGCATACCCTTTTTGATTAGCTGATGAATTTTCATGTTGCTGAAATTTGAAGCAAATGTGTGATAGTAAAGTGTCACTTGTATTGAGTTCAGAGTGCTGGCAAATCATTTTCTTCCATTTATCTAAACTGATCTGACTTTTCACCCATAACCACTGCCCAATGGCTCTGAGAGGTGAACCAACGGGCCTGTGACGGAGCCCGGCCTGGATGCCGAACCCATTTCGATCAGTTCCGTTTTTCTTTCTGGTAATCCACTAAAAGAAAATGCTCAAACCGGGACAACACTTTTCGGGACGACAAAAAGTCGTCCGGAAAAGTTGACTAAAAGACAAACACATGTTGTTTTTTTGCCAGCTTTTCTGAAATCTTTGACTATTTCTCCCGGATGACCTTTTCGGGACGACATGCCGTCCCGAAAAGaaatattcaattttttttttagttttccgGGAAAGAACTGACTCCAAAAGGCACGAAATTTCACGCCATATTTTCCCAGACGGCATGTCGTCCCGGAAGGTCCTCCAGATATCATCCGATGGTGGTGGTTTCTAGTAGTGATCACTGTCTGTCTGTCTAGTAGCAGACCAGTTAGGTTTGTAGCCTGAAGCCTGACTTGGCCCGACTCATTCATAAGTAACGGGGTTAATATTTCCACCTCTACTGAGGTATGACTCATTCATTAGTAACTGGGTTGCAGGGTTGGTGTGTTCGCAGTTGGTTCGAAGACATCATATGTTAACTACTTAAAAATACCAACTGTTAGTATGATCCACATAAGAAGAATCATGTTAAAACCGCACACGAGCATAACACATGAAGTTGATAACAGCTAGTGTAAGAACATAAAAAGATTTAGAAGAATCTTATAACAGGAAAGATTTAAGAACCCTTCTTGAAAGGTACCAGATGCAATGAAATATAATGAGAATATATAAACTAAGCTAGAGTGCTGAGTACAAATGTTAGTATCACTTTGAAACCTCACTAGCAGGTGACCAACAAAAGTGTCGGCAATGGTCACGGGATAACCCGATTATTTCGTGAACATTTAAATaatctaaattaaaatatatagctTCCTGAATAAATAAAACCTTATTTGATTGCCAGTTTTAGTACCCAGTACAAACTAAGATCTGAAAACAAAGCTTGGTTTAACATATGCTAGGGCTAACTAGTTCAGAgatattttagagatattaccaaGTAAAACAACCTTACATACATCATCAACTTTGACCACTCACTACAAGGTGTGAAAAGGGTGTTAAAATTTGAGTTTGCCAAATTTGACGTCCCTAACGACTGTCACGGGACATCAAATTTGTCGATAAAGGGGCGTCAGTTTAGTTCATGATGGGCATGTCATAAATTTGACACGGATTCAAACTTTAACACCTCATTTCCACTTTATTCATTTATTTTTCACCTTATTTTCAATCATATTATATCATATCACCTAAAACCTTGACACTCAGATTCGACATTTACCATAAGACCACACGTTACAGTGACTTTGACGTGGAGTCAAATTTGATACTTTTTGGAGGAGAGAGTGTCAAATTTTAAATTAAAGTTGACAATACAAAAAGTAGAAATCTCAAATGAGTGTGTGGATACTTAATTTGGAAGAGAGAGTGTCAAATTTTAAAGTTGACAATACAATGACGGGGAAAATTATTTGGCAAGCAACCAAATGGGTGTGCTGATACTTAATTTGGAAATGTAGAAATCTTAGGGTATTTCAAAACAAGACGTGGGATCCAAATATAATGTTTTAGGAGATTCAAATGCAAAGTTATAATTGGATTTTGAAGAGATTCAAAAAGGCATCACTTGTTTGGTCTCAATGGTTGATCAATCCGGGTTCATTCGTGGCTTCATCAAACCAACCCACTGGTATTGGCTAGGCAATGATTCATAAAATTCTTTCCTCGTTGATGTAATTTAACACTAGTAGTAGTCGATcgtattttttttttgtaacattTGGGATTAACATCGCGGTTTGTTCTGGCCCATCACGGAACAGGGCTTGTCCCTGTATAGTCAGGGGCGGAGCCAAGGAGGTGCAAGTGGGGTCAAGTGCCCCTACGACTCAAATTTGTGTAGTGTATTCATATGCCGGGTTTAATGAAATAACTGGTGGATTTGTTAATTTGCCCCCACTTCTCTAATCGTTAAGCTTTTCTTTGTTTTAAATGGAGAACGAAAACATGAAATAATGAGAAAAATGGAAGAAAAAGTGATGGTAAGCTAGCCATGAAGTTTTTGCTAAAAACTATTTAGGTGAGATACATACAGGGAATAGGGTGAGGAAGACAATAAATTTGGTCCACTCATTTTTTTTAACTTATTCTCATATGTACTATTTACATTCTTAAGTTTTACGGTAGTTAATATACATATTAACCCTTTTTAATTCATTCAATGGAAAATTAAAACAGCATTATATTAAAAATACGGAGTAACTAGTTAGAGTACTTAACTATTAATTTTTTGAGCTGATTCTTAATTACTAGTGAAATAACTCGTGAAATCACGGggttgtttaaacgaaataatttaatgacatgttttaagtattaactgaatgtaaatgctaaagtcatttattttaatgacccgttcgactaaaaaacttgtcgttgtttttacaaatatatagagacatgtattttcgcatacatatgtaacgtaattaatatcgtaaagagaatccatatttgaatattaataatataataattgtaattattattataaaaataaattatactccgtaataataaAATTTGCTCACAATTGAGTatttatagttttaataataattattagtaataataaatgctttttgaaatttgtttagaaaattaaaatacaactattatataaaggttgtacaatatgctttaaaatttatAAATGTGTTGGTGTTATGTTaaagattagtatttccttttataaaagatttcatattattttttttaattaaatttaatataaaataatgacatcatcaaagatgtcttaaaatttttctttttgattttgaattatatttatacttaaaaattgtttatttatgacatcatcatttaagaaatttaatattaactatagattatAGATTGATACCTTATGAAATATACGAGTGCTGATTAGATTAATATCAAGATTATGTCTTCTTGAATTTATTGGAGATAATATTAAAGACATTTATAcctaataaaattatatttttcaCAAATAAAAATGATTTATACAATAAACAAAACAAATTATTCGAATACGTTATAAAGTCTAAGCGaataaaacactataaagccagtTAATTTAAGTTATTTTGTATGTTTATCAATGTTGATTGACATGATGTTTTATCGTTCTTTTGTAAGCCACAATTTTACGTGATATTTTTTGCCCCCATTGAAAAATGTTTCTGTATCCGCCACTGTGTATAGTGTAAACAAGAATTGAGGTTTGTCACGCTTCGGAGTGAGTATTTTAAGTTTATACTACTCGTAATTACCGGGAAAAAAATGAACAATTTAAAAAAGGGAAAGAATCGTGAATAGTAACTCCAACCAATAGGAAGCCAATATCTAGTGTTGTTAATTTAATAGTATATAGTATATTAAAATCTTTACTTGCTTCTCAAAAAATAAAACATGAAGTACGATTTGTTTCCACTCTTTTCCCTTTACTAAATTTCAAGTAATAAAACAAGAAGTACTAATAAAACATAAAGCGCAATTGTTTTCACAATTATCTCTTTACTAGATTGTACAATCAATAAAGCATGAAGTATAATTGTTTTGTATCAATCCTAAAAAATACTAGTATTATGGAACATTACTAAAACAAGATCTAAAACATAAAGCATAATTGTTTTCACCCTTATCTCTTTTATTAAATTCTACAATTAATAAAACATGAAATAATTGTTTTGTATCAATCCTAAAAAAACGCAATTATGAGACATTACTAAAACAAGATCTACATGTAATGTAAATATTCGACTTGCTATAAACACATGTACTGTAATGTTTTGTATCGACAACTAACAAACCTGGGCCGTAACAAATGCTCTCCACTAGTTTATATCTAAAATATAATTGATATTTGCATTTAACAACTCTTACTATCTTGAAATTATTTTTTGTGGACGTTTAataattttataacatttgtaaatatACAATCACAATTCACAATTTAAAGTCATTTAAAAACAGTAAATAACACTCTATCTTTCTAAAAAACCATATTACTTTATTTATATGTTAAAAAATAAATGTCTTGTAACAGTTTGAAACCCGGACTAGTTGTAAGTTGCatatttgcccttagggtttgtgcttagtcttaagtgcttttattttaattattttattagtgttttattatatttgtgttgtgaccagtttgtgacaaggatcCCAGAACaaagtttgtttattttaattagacctcgtttgggttacctaatcttgtacgaaagatatcagataactggtaaatacccgtgtgtcgaggggtattgtgatataacacaattaagtgttataccagctgtcacttgtgacgacccggaaattttcgaccaaatttaaacttaatatttatataagttcgacacgataagtgaaatctgtaatgttgaagtctcaaaactttgaactgtgtacatgaaaccatttgacctttgactattcccgacgattcacaaacaactatttattagaattagaatttaaacattagaatttaatatataaaataagatacaaaataaataagtgaaatctaaaatgagtttatatatatgatttctatacataattattattacatatatagtgtactatacatatatataagagatataaatattatgtgttgaaacttttaatatatatttctattatgaattaatataatatagtaaatagatatataatgattatatatatatatatatatatatatatatatatatatatatatatatatatatatatatatatatatatatatatatatatatatatatatatatatataacattattaatgtattcatatttacatgatgtaactaatatgcaaacacaattacataatattatatatagaatgtgtaaatattaaatattcagtatatgttattatgaaactatatatgatttctattaaatacatctatagaatatataaatattaattgttcagtaaaatgtcatcatataacataatattacataaataataaatggtataatattaaattacaagttggaatataattgatatattaaatttattattactttcattattattattaatatcagatttgatatatgtaatatgctatatattattattattattattattattattaatattattgataaaattatcatattatcaaattatcatttttattatcatcaatattaacaTTACTAAAAATTCTcatattttttgttgttgttgttactcttatcattattattataattaatagtattattcgatattattattattagtagtatcattttttttattaatattattagatatagatattattaatactattatggtttctattatcattattattagtatttttattattactaataatattaatagtatcattaattaatattatcatattattatatttaatgtatttattaattattattatttaatatatatatatatatatatatatatatatatatatatatatatatatatatatatatatatatatataaacagattttTACGCGTAATTGATATCACAGAATTATTCTATTTTGTTTTCTGCTTTTCTCTTCTGTCCTCCTTCTTGCCCGTGAATCCTTGTCGAGTTAATATCTCCACTTTAATCAATTATCTATCAATCCTTGTTGCTGCACAAATCAATTAATTACATACTTAAATTCTCTGCTGCAATTCGAATTGAAACCAAATAGAAATGCAGAAAACAAAAGCTCGACATCTCTGTTCAAACTATTTATACCAAAAACTCGAATTCAAACGAATttacaaaatctaaaaatgcaagaGCGTTAGGAATCTTgttttcaaactatctgcaaattatcAAGCTCCAATTCCTAATATTGAGtttcaatttcgaagtcaaagttttgtttctaaaaagtcaacaattgttcttcagcAAAATTCAAAATTTCTGTTTCGATTTGAGTTAAATTAATGGTTCCTACAGTTTTTGGGAGTGGATTacaatctttttcatgttataacatTTGACCAAAACATTCTCAAATCTAAAGtcaagattttttatttttttttgaaactaGCGACGGCAGCCGCAAACCTGGGTTCTTtttcttctattttttttatttatttttcgctTTCAAAATTAATTCAAGATAGATATAAGTTGGTTATAAACTGCCTAAAATCCTAAAAAGCCGTTTAGTTAATTAATCGAATGTGGGTTTGATCCTTTAGTCGTTTGGGTCTGTGGAAGAGAAGAAGATGAACATAAACAGTCGGGTTTTATATATTTGGGTTCGGTATAGTTACAGAAATGGGACAACAGCCCAATGGTCAAGAGTGTTagcggtgagcgggaggtcgcgggttcgagtcccggcttgggcagttTACTATTTTTTTGAGCCTTTAAAGGAAGTTCCTtttcaaaatttattattattatttttattattattattattattacaaaaatattattgttattatcaagattat
This genomic window from Rutidosis leptorrhynchoides isolate AG116_Rl617_1_P2 chromosome 2, CSIRO_AGI_Rlap_v1, whole genome shotgun sequence contains:
- the LOC139893885 gene encoding COBRA-like protein 4, with protein sequence MKLNYSLWACLLFVFFQRSFAFDPLDPFGNITIKWDVISWTADGYVALVTMNNFQMYRQIMNPGWTLGWNWAKKEVIWSMVGAQTTEQGDCSKFKGGNAPHCCKRNPVVVDLLPGVPYNQQIANCCKGGIVSSWGQDPSSAVSAFQVSVGLSGTTNKTVKLPKNFTLLAPGPGYTCGPAKIVPSTVYLTPDRRRKTQALMTWNITCTYSQFLVSKHPSCCVSFSSFYNQTITPCPSCSCGCHNKDKCVKADSKKLSTRGINTPRKDNEPLLQCTHHMCPIRVHWHVKQNYKDYWRVKMAVTNFNYRLNYTQWTLVAQHPNLNNVTQVFSFDYKPLVPYQSINDTGMFYGMKFYNDLLMEAGPFGNVQSEVLMQKDQNTFTFKQGWAFPRKVYFNGEECMLPPPENYPQLPNKASTKSIMISTMIASVFWFVNFFIW